TTCGATCTCTTCTGTGGTATGGCCTTCCTCCACTGTTGCGATCTTGGCCAAAAGGTGGGAATGTTCGAGTAGTATGAGCAGCTTCTCAACAGGAATCAACTGGTCTTTTTTTACATCCTGGTTTTCCTCCGAATGGCATCGAGTGATTGTTTCCTGTGAGAATTGTCCCTTCAGTATCCAATTCTTTCTCTCAGCTTCCTTGAAGTGAATACTGCTCTCTTCAGAATGGAGCTCCAGCAGCGGCTTGACAACGAGAACACTGAGGCTGTTGAATACCACTTGGGGGTTGCAAATGACAAAGTTCCCAAACCAACCATCTTTGTCTTTGATCTCTGGATGATAGATCAAAGCTCCAACGTACCGATCCAGATACCAAACGGTGAATCGAACCTCTTCCTCTCTCATCTTTAACCCCTCGGTACCGATACGAATGCATTCTTCCATAGACACAATGTCAAACTCTTTTCTCAGTACAACTCCAAACAGAAGTTGTTGTGGGCGAATTCGAAGCTTGGCATCTTTGAAATAGCTACTGAATAAGCCATAAAGATGTTTACGAAGAGGTTCCATATCAGAATCAGTGCCTTCGTAGTTGTCAATTGCTATGAATTGGAATTTCTTGTCTTTTGGGTTGGAAAGTAAATTCTCAAACTTGCTGGTAATCGTGCTCACGGCTTCGTTTTTCTCTGTCAACTTTTGCTCTAAACGGTTTTTGAAATCTTTCTTGAAAGTGTCTGAGTTGAGGTGTTGGCTGACTGTTTGCTCAATGGCAGCCATGTCTTCTACACTGACGTTAGCATGCTCATCAGTTTGATTCAAAATGTTCGAAATTGCTTTCTTTTGTTCGAGTTGTTTATGGCCACTATccctcttgctggcagtggtactatcgctcttgctggcagtgctatcgctcttgctggcagtggtgctatcgctcttgctggcagtggtgctatcgctcttgctggtagtggtactatcgctcttgctggcagtggtaccatcgctcttgctggcagtggtactatcaatcttgctggcagtggtactatcgctcttgctggcagtggtactatcgctcttgctggcagtggtactatcgctgtTGTCGGCAGCAGTACAATCGCTCTGATTGACAGCTTTTTTTGAGGCACAATATTTCTCGTACAGAAGATCGACTTTGATTTGCATTGCCAGTTCATCCTTGAAAGTACCTATGAGGGTAGCAACAGGCTTAGCAGAACCTAGGTTGCCCAGTTTACTACACTGCTTTCTGTCAATATCTGAGTCAATCTTGGTATGGTGGCTGATACCTGAGAGGATTTGATAGATCGTTTCTCTGCTTGTGTACATTGAAACGTACGGTGTGATCTTGTCCTTTCCTCGTTCGTAGAAGACTTGACATGTGTCATCGAGGTTTTTGTCCAATCGAAAGAATACCAGGAAAATCCCTGCGCCTTTGCTTAGAAATGGAAACATCTCCACAAATCCAGGCTGCCCACCTATATCAACCAGATTGAGAAGGACTTTGTTCAGCAGCTCTTTAGTGTACTCTCCTGAACTCACAATACTCTCACTGAAAAAACAAATGGTTCATAATAACCCAGAAAAATGGGTTAAAACATGTGCAATTCAGATGACCCACTCGCTGGGTTACAACAACATTTAAAAACATAGGTCGGATGTACCTACAGCTTGATGGGTTATTCCAACACATTCACAAAAGGTATAAATACCCAGATATATATTGGTTGTAGCAACCAGCCACATAGGTTATTTTGAGCATATTCGTAATGGGTTGTATCAACCTCTCATAGGTAAAAATACCCAGCTATAATATAGGTTGTAGCAACCAGCCACATAACGTATTTTAAGCATATTGGTAATGGTTTGTATCAACTCCCATGGGTAAAAATACTCAGTTATACATAGGTTGTAATAATCAGACACATAGGGTATATTTGGTATTGGTTGTATAAAGAAACCTCCCATAGGTAAAAATACCCAGCTATAGGCTGTAGCAACCAGCCACACAGGTTCCTTTGAGCATATTGGTAATGGTTGTAGCAACTTCAAATAGGTAACAATACCCAGCTATATAATAAGTTGAAGTAACTAGCAACCtcccataataatattatgtgccATAGGCTCTATAGCACAACCGTTATTTTGAGTAGTAGCTAGTCATAGCAGTCATCACccggccataattataacagtacaCATGAATGGGTATACTAACTATATttgcacaaaaacaataaaCTGATAACGTACTTATACacatagctaataattattatagctagctggtctaTAGTGAATAGTTATAACGTACTTACATAGTGAAATGGTTGATTGTTATCGTTTAACTTGGCTTTTGATATCTGAGACCACAGACAGGTATGTAGCAGGCCGTTTAAGTGAATCAGGATATGCAAGAATATAGTCTTGTAGGAAATAAAATATTCCAGCAGCTTTTTTCGGGTACTCCAAGTTAAACACATAGTAGGCTGAAAACGTATAGAACAGAGCACTTGGGATCGATGGAGCTTCACACAAAACAATTCTCTCAACAACGACAAAGTATTGTGTTATTTCTGCGCCACAAAGAGCAATAATTCTTGGGGAGTTTCTAACGGGCTCTCTTTGAATGGCATCTGTAAGAGATGTATCCTACATGggaaaaacaaaacaataggtcAGTAGGgaatacacaccacacatacacgcatGCAAGGTTAAAGTGCATACAAAATGAGAAAAAAATCTTACCATTGAAAATTCTTGATAAAGATAGATAAGGGCATCATCTAGCATTTTAGCCACTAAAACTCCTAAAAAGCTCAATGGGCCAAGATCTGCATGCCTTTCAACTGTAAAAAGAATGCGTTAAGTACCTATACTCTCGTTACTGTAATCCTTTACCAGTGTCATCAAGGGTTTCAAATATAGTTGAGAGTCCTTTTTTCCCCTTATTCTTCCTAGCATACCTCATGATTGCTGGAACAAATAACTTCCAGTTATTAATGAAGGTTTGCTTGACATCATGACACCCCGTCACTAGCCCCATTTCCTGTTCCAGCTATAATAAGGTAAGAAAAAAACTTACTAATTTTACTTGTTAATTTTAACACTTACAGCAGCTGGCCGTTTTAGTGCTGCATGGCATTCTTTCAGTACCTCTTGCACAGACACTGCTTCAGCCTCGATAAATGTTCTTCTTTTTGAGTAGGTAGACTTCATCAAGGGAAGAATGATAGTGTCTCTGGGATTAGCCTTTTCCATTTCTATTGACAACGCTTTCATATGTTCACCAAAGCTTCCAATGTCTTCTATTGGTCTAGTCACTCCAATTGGGTACCTCCGGAGAAGCTGGCCTCGTTTTAAAGGCAGTTTTTGTTTCTTCTGTTTAGGACAAGAAGAATCTTCTCTGTCTCTCTTTTTTCGAGCACATTTGATCACATTTCTTACACGCTCAACCATTTTGTCCTCCCAGGTTTGCTaaagaaaaataattatataccaccTGAAATTGAAAACCAAGTATTAACTTACATATCCACTCCCCTGGTCATCCTTCATGAAGCCGTATTGTAAAATAAGTCTTCGAGCTAAGGAAGAACACTGCGCCCGAGTTGGGGAAGAGTAACAGGTGAAGAGAATGTTGACAAGGGTGCGTACTATCTCGTTTCTCGCAGAAATATCTAGCATTTCATCCGTTATGCAATCCTGGATTTCAGGACGCCAAGAAGTTGGTATAGTCAATATTTCTCTGTCGCGTGCTCTAGGCATGGTGCTAGCTTCCGACGGGGGCGACTCAGAACTTGACCAGATAGAGGAACTTGAGCCGATCGAGATATCATCATCACCACGTTCAGGATTGAGAGGATTGAGAGAAGAAGGTGAGGGTAGAGCAGGTAAGGTGAAACAATCGTTTTGAATCCTTAGAATCTTTTTCACAATTCCAATTGGAGGCACCATCTCCTTGATGTCAGATTCTTTTATGCATTTAAACGCTTCTCCATCAACAAAGTTTTCTGTCGAAAAGAGTAAAATAATGATGGCTTACAAAATACAGGCGAACACATGCAAACAATTCTTGCAATTATGCTAGCTGTAGCAAAAAATATATTACCTTCAAACACTTCACAAAACTTGTCAGGAACACCCTTGTCTTTCAGCATCTGGGAAACTTCATCCACCTTCATCGCTTCCACGGACATTGAACTCATGTTCTCATCAAAAGGATGTCCTAGTACTTGCTTTCCTTTTAACAGTATaaatatatagctagatagatctatatagggTTAGGGTTTGAGAGAAGAAGCAAAAAGTACTAACTTTAAACAGAAGTTGGACTTTAGCACATGTTTGTGAAGAGCTCACATGCACTCTGGATCACCTGAACCAGAATCACATGATATGAatttaaccctaaccctaggTTATACTAACCCTACCCTAGGTTACCCTAACCCTTAACCATAGGTTACctaacccagaggaggtttaATTAACCCTCCTAAATTAGCACATGATTTTTCAATGTCAAGTTTGAGGCAAAAACACTGTCCTTTGTGTTCATTCGAACCACCAACTATTGCTCTGCTACTAAGCCATCTACGATTGGTTCATTCTAATGATCCTAGGTTTCTCGTTACCTGTGGAATCAATGGCTGCACCGTAACTTCAAAAAGTTTTTCTGCCCTATACTCCCATGTTTACAGGCGTCATCCAGAGTTTTGTATCAGACGTAAGACCCCCCAACTCCTTCCACAAACAGAGCCTGAGATCAGTGGTGATGATCACAGTGGAATGACTCCTCTTCcaggtgtgtacagtgtagataTGTTGTGGCTGCGAAGCTATTACACCTAACAGTATGATTGTTCGTCTGCAGAGTTTGTTTCTAGTGACATTAATCGGCTTACTGGAACAGACACAAAAATTCGATGCCGTTCTAGTGCCCTACTAATTCTCAAGCTAAAGGAAACACGAAATGTGTCTCAAGTAGCAGTCAATGATATGATTGACAGCAGCATAACCCAATATGATGAAACCGTATCAATGATACTTGCTGGCATTCGTTCTCAACTGGCAGATAAGGGATTAGACCCTAATGACTTTGATTTCGACACTCCTCTTAATGGTATAGGTCATCCCTTCACTGGACTTGAAACAAAATATAAGCAGGACAAGTATTTCAAAGAACAGCTTAACTTTATTGTAAGtgttaattatacataatacccttgtaataattatgtatgtatatctGCACTCATTATGTGCAATCAGTAATTGACTGCTAATACTATATAAGTGCATCACTCAAACTACATGCAGGAACCAGTGGAAGTGCAAGTTGGGACGCCAAAGTATGTCAGACAATTCACAGGGGAAAAGTCTCGCTTTGTCTCTAGGTATAGTTCATATCATTACGTTCCCCTTTTACCAACTCTCAAGAGCCTTCTAGAAGACCCTACCGTTATAGAGCAAATAGATGATTTTCCGTTACGAGTTCGTAATGATGGTATATTTGAAGATTTTTGTGATGGAAATTTGTTCAAGAGTCATCCTTTATTCTCAAGTGATCCATATGCCTTACAAATTATTGCATATTTTGACGAATTGGAAATTTGTAATCCCTTGGGATCGCATATCAAGAAGCATAAAGTGGGTATTTTTTTCTTTTCATTGGGAAACATTCATCCTAAATTTCGGTCGTCACTGAGAGCTATGAATTTGGTGATTGTTTGTTCAAAGCCTGTTTTAGAAGAGCATGGGCTAGATGTTATCATGGAACCATTTATTCGTGATTTGAATGTGTTAGCAACTACTGGCATTAGTGTACTTGTAAATGGGACTGAGCGTGTATTTAAGGGTGCTTTGCTTACGTTTTTGGCTGACAATCTTGCAAGTAATGAACTAGGTGGATTCAAGCTTTCTTTTTCCTTCTCGTTTCGTTTCTGTCGAACTTGTTTGCTAAAAAATGATGAGATGTCACAGTATGTTACATGTGTTGGCTTGGTAGATCGAAGTCTTGCACTTCACGAAGAGCAGTGCAAGCAATTAGTAGGGCCAACAAGGAGTCATTATTCAAAAACATATGGTATAAACCGCAGATCAGCATTACTAAATGTCACTCATTTCTCTATGTTCGGTGGTGGATTGCCGCATGACATCATGCATgacattcttgaaggtattgCACCAATGGAAATCAAGCTTTTGCTGAAACACTGTATATCTGAAAAGTTATTAACTCTTGACCAGTACAACAAAAGACTAGTTGATTTTAACTACGGTTATTCTGATTGCGATAAACCAATACCTATTACGAGTAGTCACTTTCAAACTGACAGATCACTGCGTAGCTCTTCATCTCAAATGTTATTGTTGCTATATATCTTACCTTTCCTTATTGGTGATAAGATACCTGAGGGGGATGGTTATTGGAAGTGTTTTTTACTTTTGCGAAAGATCGTGGACATCGTGCTTTGTCCGTGTGCATCAGAAAACACAGCATTCAGTCTGAGGATTCTGATTGAAGAGCACCATACAGCATTCATCACCTTGTACACAGGACGCTTCATTCCAAAAATGCACTTCCTTCTGCATTACCCTGCCCAAATCCTACAAATTGGTCCAATGGTCAGAAGCTGGACTATTCGCCATGAAGCAAAGCTATATTTTTTCAAAAAAGCGACTATTACATCTAGCTTCAAAAACATTACACTATCATTAGCCAATCATCACCAAAGATTAATGTGTTACGAAATGTCTACATCTAGACTTATTTGTTCTTCTTT
This is a stretch of genomic DNA from Halichondria panicea chromosome 1, odHalPani1.1, whole genome shotgun sequence. It encodes these proteins:
- the LOC135352447 gene encoding uncharacterized protein LOC135352447; protein product: MFPFLSKGAGIFLVFFRLDKNLDDTCQVFYERGKDKITPYVSMYTSRETIYQILSGISHHTKIDSDIDRKQCSKLGNLGSAKPVATLIGTFKDELAMQIKVDLLYEKYCASKKAVNQSDCTAADNSDSTTASKSDSTTASKSDSTTASKIDSTTASKSDGTTASKSDSTTTSKSDSTTASKSDSTTASKSDSTASKSDSTTASKRDSGHKQLEQKKAISNILNQTDEHANVSVEDMAAIEQTVSQHLNSDTFKKDFKNRLEQKLTEKNEAVSTITSKFENLLSNPKDKKFQFIAIDNYEGTDSDMEPLRKHLYGLFSSYFKDAKLRIRPQQLLFGVVLRKEFDIVSMEECIRIGTEGLKMREEEVRFTVWYLDRYVGALIYHPEIKDKDGWFGNFVICNPQVVFNSLSVLVVKPLLELHSEESSIHFKEAERKNWILKGQFSQETITRCHSEENQDVKKDQLIPVEKLLILLEHSHLLAKIATVEEGHTTEEIETTYFIPAILECASREELTKSPPITGVDTPFPIKITFKLQYVPIGVFCAMISELVSRGSKGKGILGMTWKLATDTSVKRNLVSFHIDESAKHFVTLIAHVDCYEIRIIRRDRKYTMHELCSYVLSTLLLVMKDISSLLSPIIAFDCYCGKHEDGSKLCLLTPGVYPCFKCSDSEIPLSLHQECWFAKEVSLGDDVTLLALPFADLEDLDPSLTFKWKKRSPKMCGTGNELEFKASSNSHFKGLISCEISKNRMHFFTVYHCLTNSIGSSSEKDTSNGDQPIVLTGADINTICESLKTATYNWFDLGLALGVKINDLKNIEDEYRHNKRRLIEMVGQRLEVTDLEHLMTWPYICECLRSPTVARNDIAKEIEDKYLRTATAVAHSATN
- the LOC135331143 gene encoding uncharacterized protein LOC135331143 isoform X2 is translated as MSSMSVEAMKVDEVSQMLKDKGVPDKFCEVFEENFVDGEAFKCIKESDIKEMVPPIGIVKKILRIQNDCFTLPALPSPSSLNPLNPERGDDDISIGSSSSIWSSSESPPSEASTMPRARDREILTIPTSWRPEIQDCITDEMLDISARNEIVRTLVNILFTCYSSPTRAQCSSLARRLILQYGFMKDDQGSGYQTWEDKMVERVRNVIKCARKKRDREDSSCPKQKKQKLPLKRGQLLRRYPIGVTRPIEDIGSFGEHMKALSIEMEKANPRDTIILPLMKSTYSKRRTFIEAEAVSVQEVLKECHAALKRPAALEQEMGLVTGCHDVKQTFINNWKLFVPAIMRIHLLQMPFKESPLETPQELLLFVAQK
- the LOC135331143 gene encoding uncharacterized protein LOC135331143 isoform X1, whose product is MSSMSVEAMKVDEVSQMLKDKGVPDKFCEVFEENFVDGEAFKCIKESDIKEMVPPIGIVKKILRIQNDCFTLPALPSPSSLNPLNPERGDDDISIGSSSSIWSSSESPPSEASTMPRARDREILTIPTSWRPEIQDCITDEMLDISARNEIVRTLVNILFTCYSSPTRAQCSSLARRLILQYGFMKDDQGSGYQTWEDKMVERVRNVIKCARKKRDREDSSCPKQKKQKLPLKRGQLLRRYPIGVTRPIEDIGSFGEHMKALSIEMEKANPRDTIILPLMKSTYSKRRTFIEAEAVSVQEVLKECHAALKRPAALEQEMGLVTGCHDVKQTFINNWKLFVPAIMRYARKNKGKKGLSTIFETLDDTVERHADLGPLSFLGVLVAKMLDDALIYLYQEFSMDTSLTDAIQREPVRNSPRIIALCGAEITQYFVVVERIVLCEAPSIPSALFYTFSAYYVFNLEYPKKAAGIFYFLQDYILAYPDSLKRPATYLSVVSDIKSQVKR